Proteins found in one [Synechococcus] sp. NIES-970 genomic segment:
- a CDS encoding hypothetical protein (conserved hypothetical protein) → MPEVTIPAHQTGDFLVDYEEKVFPDVQADPGEKALITFHTVAFEGSIGLVNLLQASRLIKKGFETSVLLYGPGVTLGVQRGFPKLGDEGFPGHLAMNDRLVKIMETGGKVYACRFALQALYGHGEASLIPGIRPINPLDVMDLILMHRKEGAFILDTWTM, encoded by the coding sequence ATGCCTGAAGTAACAATCCCTGCCCATCAGACCGGTGACTTTCTTGTAGATTATGAAGAAAAAGTCTTTCCTGATGTCCAAGCAGATCCTGGCGAAAAAGCATTGATCACCTTTCACACAGTAGCCTTTGAAGGTTCCATTGGTTTAGTCAATTTATTACAAGCAAGTCGCCTCATTAAAAAAGGATTTGAAACCTCTGTGCTACTGTATGGCCCTGGGGTGACTTTGGGAGTACAGCGGGGCTTCCCGAAACTTGGCGATGAAGGATTCCCAGGTCACTTAGCCATGAACGATCGCCTGGTTAAGATTATGGAAACTGGCGGAAAAGTCTATGCTTGTCGCTTTGCACTGCAGGCTCTTTACGGTCATGGGGAAGCTTCCTTGATTCCTGGTATTCGCCCGATTAATCCCTTGGATGTGATGGATTTAATTTTAATGCACCGTAAAGAAGGGGCGTTTATTCTTGATACTTGGACCATGTAG
- a CDS encoding potassium transporter, Trk family protein: MQTHYPVIIVGGGQAGLALSYLLKQNNIDHLIFEKHKIGHAWRNERWNSFCLVTPNWQCRLPGFSYAGPDPNGFMAKEEIVSYLEAYAHSFNPPIREGVTVSKVSSSGTKFAVATSIGDYTADQVAIATGGYHIPKIPPIAAQLPRELQQIHSVQYKNPQDLPDEVLIVGTGQSGCQIAEDLHLAGKTVHLVTGSAPRAPRRYRGKDVVEWLELMGYYDLPIDQHPQKEMVRHKTNHYVTGRDGGRDIDLRRFAQEGMRLYGRLQRITGQTLHFGNDLKQNLDQADATVVKIQGNIDKFIADNHLAAPPEAHYQPIWEPDMEPQSINLEETNIGAVIWATGFRSNFGWIDLPVFNELGEPLHDRGVTAVDGLYFLGLPWLYTWGSGRFSGVARDAEYLATQITARLLVPASA; encoded by the coding sequence ATGCAGACCCATTACCCGGTAATAATTGTTGGGGGTGGCCAGGCAGGACTTGCCCTCAGCTATCTCCTCAAGCAAAACAATATTGACCACCTAATCTTTGAGAAACACAAAATTGGTCATGCGTGGCGTAATGAACGCTGGAATTCTTTTTGTTTAGTGACCCCCAATTGGCAATGTCGGCTCCCTGGTTTTTCCTATGCGGGGCCTGATCCTAATGGCTTTATGGCCAAGGAAGAGATTGTTTCTTATTTAGAAGCCTATGCGCATTCTTTTAATCCGCCCATTCGAGAGGGGGTAACGGTTTCCAAGGTGAGTTCGTCTGGAACCAAGTTTGCAGTGGCAACATCCATCGGTGACTACACGGCTGATCAAGTGGCGATCGCCACGGGTGGATACCACATTCCGAAAATTCCTCCCATCGCCGCCCAACTTCCCCGTGAGTTACAGCAAATCCATTCCGTGCAGTACAAAAATCCCCAGGATCTTCCCGACGAAGTATTGATTGTGGGCACTGGCCAGTCGGGTTGTCAAATTGCCGAAGATCTTCATTTGGCGGGAAAAACAGTTCATCTTGTCACCGGTAGTGCGCCCCGGGCACCGCGTCGTTATCGGGGCAAGGATGTGGTGGAGTGGCTAGAACTCATGGGTTATTACGACCTCCCCATTGACCAGCACCCCCAGAAAGAAATGGTTCGCCATAAAACCAATCACTACGTTACAGGACGGGATGGGGGTCGTGATATTGATCTGCGCCGCTTTGCCCAAGAGGGAATGCGCCTCTATGGCCGCTTGCAACGTATTACCGGACAGACTCTCCATTTCGGGAATGATTTAAAACAAAATTTAGATCAGGCTGATGCCACCGTGGTAAAGATTCAGGGCAATATTGACAAATTTATTGCCGATAATCACCTCGCTGCTCCTCCAGAGGCCCATTATCAGCCCATTTGGGAGCCAGATATGGAACCACAATCTATTAACCTCGAAGAAACCAACATCGGTGCGGTGATCTGGGCGACGGGCTTCCGCTCGAATTTTGGTTGGATTGATCTACCGGTTTTTAATGAATTGGGAGAACCGCTACATGACCGGGGTGTGACTGCTGTAGACGGGTTATATTTTCTCGGTTTACCCTGGCTCTATACCTGGGGTTCTGGTCGCTTTTCTGGTGTCGCTCGTGATGCAGAATATTTGGCGACACAGATTACAGCAAGGCTTTTGGTTCCAGCTTCTGCATAA
- a CDS encoding two component sensor histidine kinase, translating to MDLQRVHRITQGISGCLEPALIAKRLTEALIGDFNCAFARIWLTEPDRQSLRLVASSGLSENINGSFAWVPMGAYKVGKIAKNGIPFLSNQLAEEAWVKDRDWAITNGIQGFAGYPLVSQKRIIGVLAAFSHETFLPEFLEVLQVLCMAGAIALDAAQRKPQASNKGQTGESYPLSDHLSSFLTTSQLSLIGTERPLTPSLTYLLIKTVEILNQFNCHYCRLTYGDTEICLEGIIAASTLTKKIGRSPFADIEFFVQTLGGQCNVGIDSQEAAHQISLTLPYGATTQAHTSKDSLSQRERQILILLTTGLRDRDIAQQLHISESTVKFHLNRTLSKLQAKNRYQAIYQATKQGLI from the coding sequence ATGGACTTGCAAAGGGTTCATCGCATTACCCAGGGCATTTCCGGTTGTTTGGAACCAGCGTTGATCGCCAAACGTTTAACCGAAGCGTTGATTGGAGACTTTAATTGTGCTTTTGCGCGAATTTGGTTAACTGAGCCAGATCGGCAATCTCTCCGGTTAGTGGCCTCATCGGGGTTGTCTGAAAATATTAACGGCAGTTTTGCATGGGTTCCCATGGGTGCCTATAAGGTTGGAAAAATTGCTAAAAATGGGATTCCGTTCCTGAGTAATCAATTGGCTGAAGAAGCTTGGGTCAAAGACCGTGACTGGGCGATCACCAATGGAATCCAAGGTTTTGCGGGTTATCCCCTCGTCAGCCAAAAACGAATTATTGGTGTGTTAGCGGCTTTTAGCCATGAAACTTTTTTGCCAGAATTTTTAGAGGTTTTGCAGGTGCTATGTATGGCCGGGGCGATCGCCTTAGATGCTGCCCAAAGAAAACCCCAAGCGTCCAATAAAGGCCAAACCGGGGAATCTTACCCCCTCTCAGATCACCTGAGCAGCTTTTTAACCACTAGCCAGCTTAGTCTGATTGGCACAGAGCGACCCTTGACGCCCAGTTTGACCTATCTATTGATCAAAACCGTAGAAATCCTCAATCAATTCAACTGTCATTACTGCCGGCTCACCTACGGGGATACGGAAATTTGCCTCGAAGGAATTATTGCCGCCTCTACCCTGACGAAAAAAATCGGGCGATCGCCTTTTGCTGACATTGAATTTTTTGTACAAACCCTTGGGGGACAATGCAATGTCGGGATCGACTCCCAAGAAGCAGCTCACCAAATTAGCCTCACTTTGCCCTATGGGGCCACTACCCAAGCCCACACATCAAAGGATTCACTCTCCCAACGGGAACGTCAGATTTTAATCCTCCTCACAACAGGATTGCGCGATCGTGACATTGCCCAACAGCTCCACATCAGTGAAAGTACCGTAAAGTTCCACCTAAACCGCACCTTGAGTAAACTACAAGCTAAAAATCGCTATCAAGCCATTTATCAAGCCACAAAACAAGGTCTAATTTAA